The Maridesulfovibrio sp. genomic sequence GCTTACAGCCCGCTGCGCCGCGAAGTGGCCAAGCAGGCTCTTGAGCGTTTGATCCACGATGGACGTATCCATCCCGCTCGCATTGAAGACATCGTCAACAAAGTTGAGCAGGAAATGGACGTCAAGCTGCGTGAAATCGGTGAACAGGCAACCTTTGATGTGGGCGTACACGGTATCCATCCCGAAATCGTCAAGCTTATCGGTCAGCTGCAGTACCGCACCAGTTTTTCCCAGAATGTTCTCCAGCATTCACTTGAAGTGGCTTTCCTCTGTGGGATCATGGCCGCTGAGCTGGGTATGGATGAGAAAATCGCCAAACGTGCAGGTTTGCTGCATGATATTGGTAAGGCTGTGGACCACGAAATTGAAGGCCCGCATGCCGTTATTGGTGCCGACCTTGCCAAAAAGCATGGCGAATCCAAAGAGATCATCCATGCCATTCAGGCTCACCACGAAGATATTCCGCCTAAATCCGTACTTGCAACCCTCGTACAGGCTGCGGACTCCTTGTCCGGTGCCCGTCCCGGTGCTCGTAAGGAACTGTTGGAAAACTACGTCAAGCGTCTTGAAGAGCTTGAGAACGTTGCTACCGGTTTTGACGGTGTTGCTAAAGCATACGCCATTCAGGCCGGTCGTGAGATCAGGGTTATGGTCGATGCTGAGAAAGTCTCTGACGATAACACCCATATGCTCTGTAAGGACATCGCCACCAAGATTGAAAACAACATGACCTATCCGGGGCAGATTCGCGTGACCGTTATTCGCGAACGGCGTTCGGTGGGCTATGCAAAGTAAATAACTTCCTGAAGGGCCCGGTTTACCGGGCCTTTTCTTTATCGTCGATGCGCTTTGCGTTTTTTTAGAATGAAAGATGCCTCCGGCGGCTCTCCGAGGTCGCTTTCCAGCGGGACCAAAGGAACAAGTCCCTTTGGAATCCCGATTGGGTTTAAGCTGTCTGTTGTTTTTAGTTTGTACCTTGATCCGGTTAAGTCTTTTATAAATTATGATTAATCCCATGCGTATTCTTTTTCTCGGTGACATATTCGGGCGTCCCGGCCGTAAGGGGATTGCCGCCAAAATTAAGACTCTACGTGAAGAGTTGAACCTTGATCTGATCATTGCCAATGGAGAAAATGCATCACAGGGAATCGGGCTTTCCATAAAAAATGCGCAGCAGCTTCTGGATTGCGGTATTGATCTGCTCACGTCCGGGAACCATATCTGGAAGTTCAGCAATATTTATTCTTTTTTAAAGACCAGCGATAAGCTTATTCGTCCGGCTAACCTGCCGGAAGGTACACGCGGAAGGGGCTGGACATCTTTTAAAGTCCATGATGAAGTGCCCGTTGCGGTAATCAATATGCAGGGTCGTGTTTTCATGGATCCGGCAGAATGTCCGTTTCATACCGCAGATAAAATTTTAGAGGAACTCGATCCGGAGATTAAAATTATCCTGGTGGATTTTCATGCCGAGGCCACTTCAGAGAAGCAGAGCCTTGGCCGTTACCTTGACGGGCGGGTCAGCGCAGTATTGGGGACTCATACCCATGTACAAACGAATGATGCCCGTGTTTTTGAAAAAGGAACCGGATATATAACCGATGCCGGCATGTGCGGTCCCATTGAATCCTGTCTGGGCTTAAGCCCCAATCCGGTAATCAAAAGGTTTGTGACCGGATTGCCCCAGAAATGGAAAGTTGCAGGCGGCCCCATCGAATTGCAGGGCGTGCTGCTCGAAATTGACGAAGAAACAGGCCGGACTGTCTCAATTGAGACATACAACTCAGGCCGTATGAGCGTATAAGAAAAATTTCATAAAATTATTGCCTATCGTTGACCTTACCCAGCGAAGCTTAATAAAAGTTTTTGGGATTCTTAAACCCTTTTTTCAAAAAGGGTTTACGGCCCCCGGCAGGGTTGCCGAAGGCATGCCTAATGCAGGCAAATAAATACATTCTAAAGAGGTTTAACCAAATGAACATTTATGACGAACTAAAGTGGCGAGGGCTGATCAATCAGGTATCTGACGAAGAGAAGGTACGCGAGTATCTGGATACTCCCGGTCAGTGCATGTATTGTGGCTTCGACCCCACTGCCGACAGCCTGCATATCGGTAACCTTGTTCCTCTGCTGTGTCTTGTGCGTATGAAACGTGCCGGCCACAATCCCTTGTTTCTGCTTGGAGGCGCAACCGGACGTGTCGGTGATCCCAGCGGAAAGGATAAGGAAAGAGAGTTTTCCTCCATTGAAAAAATTGAATCTCAGGCTGCGAATATTCAGGCCCAGATTGAGGCTTTCTGCGAGCGTAACACCGGTGAGAAAGCAGAAGTTGTAAACAACTACGACTGGACCAAAGATATTTCATATCTTGAAATGCTGCGTGATGTCGGCAAGCATTTCACTATTAACTGGATGATGGCCAAAGAATCCGTGAAGGGTCGTTTCGGCCGTGATGATGTAGGCATTTCCTACACCGAATTCAGTTACATGATTCTGCAGGGCTACGACTTTTATCACCTGTTCAAGGAAAAAGGTTGTCAGCTCCAGATTGGTGGAGGGGACCAGTGGGGTAACATCACCGCAGGTTGTGAATTGATCCGCCGTAAGGCTCAGGGTGAAGGTTATGCTGTGACTTTCCCGCTGATCACCACCGCATCCGGTCAGAAGTTCGGTAAGAGTGAAGGCAATGCCGTTTACCTGAACCCTGAAATGACTTCTCCGTACACATTTTATCAGTTTTGGGTCAACACCGATGACCGTGATGTGATCAATTTCCTCAAGTATTTCACTTTCCTTTCCAAGGAAGAGATTGATGAAATTGCCAAAGAGCACGAGGAAGCACCACATATGCGTTCCGCCCATAAACGCCTTGCCGAAGAAACCACCATTATGATCCACGGCAGGGAAGAGCTTGAAAAAGTTCAGGCTGCAACAGCAGCGCTGTTCGGCAAGGGCGACATTAAGTCTGTAGATGCCGCAACCCTGCGCGGGGCCATGGAAGCAGCTCCCGGTGTTGAATACGTCAAGGACGAGCTGCCCGACCTGCCTCAGATTCTGCTTGATCTGGGCATGGTTAAATCCAAAGGTCAGGCCCGCAAGGACATCAAGGGCGGCGGCCTGTATATCAACAATGAGCGCGTTGCCGAGTTCGATTACGTTCCCGGTGATGATGACTTCATTGGCGGTGAATGTATGCTCATCCGTAAAGGCAAAAAGAACTACGGCCTTGTTACTTTGAAATAATGATGCCTCCGGCGGCTCTTCGGGGACCAAAGAAACTTTTGGTTGGCCTTTGCCGCTGGCGTGGCGAGATTAGCGAGGCACATAACACCGCACTATTTGTCCAAAATAGTGCGGTGTTCTTTATTGCGGTTTTCCGCTAACGTAGCGAAGCTCACTAAAAGGTTTTGAAATGGGGAGTCCAGAGGGCAAAATTTTGTAAAAAGTATTGCCCCCATGGACAACGGAGGCAAACTGAAATGCGTTTATTCTTTATATTTATGTCCTTCATATTTGGTGCGCTTGCGCCTACGCAGGCCGGGGTGAACCTCAGGCTGAAGGGCTTCGTGGGCGATCCTGTTCTGGCGGCCATAGTCTCTTTTTCCGTCGGGACGCTGAGTCTGCTTGCTTATGCGTATTTTGCCAGAGTTCCGCTCCCGGAAGGTTCTGCCGTGCTCAAAGGGCCTTGGTGGATGTGGACCGGCGGGCTGATGGGCGCGTTCTTTGTGGCTGCGGCGATTATTGTGGCTCCGGTGCTGGGCGCGGGAACCATGATGTGCTGGATGGTGGCCGGGCAGATGCTTGCCTCCGTTCTGCTGGACCACTATGGCCTCATAGGGTATGCCGTGCGGGAGGCTACGCCTGCGCGTATGGTCGGGGCATTCTTGATTGTTATCGGCGCAGTGCTGGTTGAGAAGTTTTAGCGATTTCTTATCTGGACAAAAGAAGAAGTGTTCAGCTGAAATTAATGTTTGCCGGAAAGAACGAGCAAAAGATTAAGGAGTAGGGTGTGAAAGATATTCTTTTAAAATATTTGAATAAATTGCTGGATAATACGGCTCTGGTTTGTCGAATGGTCAAAATTGAGCATTCCATTTTTGCCTTGCCCTTCGCTTATATGGGATTTTTTCTAGCCACTGGCGAATGGGCCGGATTCAAGCCTTTTGCCTTGCTGACCGTGGCCATGGTGGCTGTACGTTCTTTTGCCATGGCGGTGAACAGACTTTTCGATATTAATATTGATAGCGAAAACCCGCGTACACGGACCCGTCCGCTGGTGACCGGGGAACTTACTCCGTTTTTTACTTTTTGCTTTATCGTGGTCTGTGCTGTTGTTTTCGTTTTCGCTTGTAAGGGCATGAATGAACTTTGTTACAAGCTTTCATATTTTGCGCTGGGTTGGTCAGCTTTTTATTCTTTGACCAAGCGTTTTACCATGCTTTGCCACTTTGTGCTCGGTTCCGTGCTGGGACTGGCCCCGGTCGCCGGCTGGCTGTGCGTTGATCCAGCTTTTTCCCTGCCTGCGATACTGTTCTTTTTCGGGGTGATGTTCTGGGTGGCCGGTTTTGATATTCTTTACGCCACACAGGACCGCAAGTTTGACCGCAAGCGAGGACTGAATTCTGTTCCTGCCAACCTAGGAATTCAAAAGGCCCTGACCATTTCTACTTTCAGCCATATCAACACGGTGATATTTTTCGCGCTGGCCGGTCTGTCAGCAGGACTGGGCTGGGTTTATTTCACTACCCTTGCTGTTGTTGGCGGAGTTCTTATTTTCGAGCATCAGGTTATTTCCGCTGAGGACATGAGCCGGGTGAATATGGCCTTTTTTACTTTGAACGGGGTTATATCAGTGGTGCTTTTCTTCGGGGCGTTTGCTGATATAATGCTATAAATAAAATGTTTAAAAAAATAATAAAGTTTGTTCTTTGTTAAGAATATGTTACGGGTTCAGTGTTATGCGCTGAGCCCGTTTGTCTTTTTATGCTAATCCAAAACGTCTAGACAAGCCCTTATAAACTGTTTAGAAGCGAATTTGCGAGGTTTTAAGGTTCGGTTTTGGACGGCTTGAAATATCTTTTGTTTTGTCGGCATCATGTTGCGCCGGAAGCTGTATTGCAATCCAATTGTTACAGTCTGGGGTGTCTTATCCGGATGACAATATCAGTGTGAAAGTCGGCAGGAATGGATGGGCGGATGATTTCATAAGTTATTCGTTTTTTAGCTGGGAGAACTGACATGGAGAATGGAAATGGAAAATTCCTGCGTGTGGTTGCGGGGATTTATTTGGGAGTGCTTTTCGCCGCGGGAGTACTCTGTGGCATAATTCTAACCGTTTACAGTAAAGAATCATGGGCTGTGACCGGGCTGGCTGCCGGGTTTATAGCGTTGCTGGTTCTACTGGGAATTGGAATTTTTACTGTCCTTAAAAAACAGGTTGTCCGACCTGTGGAATGTCTTACAAATTTTGCTGGCCTTGTGATTGAAGGCAGGTATTCGGATGCTGATAAATGCAGTACGCCCGGTCTGGATGGGTTGCGCGCTGCAATAAGCAACCTGAGTGATGCTTATAAGGAACGTCTCGGTTTCAGCAGGAGTATTCTTGAAGGATTGCCTTTAGGGTGCTGTATTGTTGATACTAATGAGCATGTCACTTTCTTGAATAATGAGATTTTGGAGATGATCGGTTCCAAAGAGCGTCCTGAATCATATCAAGGGCGCATGCTTTCTCAGGTTTTCTACCATGATGACCGTAAGTCCCTTATCGGCCATTGTATGGAAAAGAATGAGCGGGCAATGAACAGGGATGTAATTTTCAAGCATGTTGATGAATCTGATGTAAATATTCTGGCCAACCTTTTTCCCCTGCACGATGTGGTCGGCAATGTCATCGGCGGCTGTTGCCTCTACATCAACACCACCGAGCTTAAGCAGCGCGAAGCGCATATTCTTGAGCAGAATGAACTTATCGCCAGAGCTGCGGAGCAGGCCGATACTGTTGTCTACGAACTCAGCAGCGCCGCCGAGCAATTACGCGGACTGGTCGATGAGGCCCGCAAGGGCGCCATGGTCCAGAGCGAGGAAGCAGGGCAGGCCGCTACCGCCATGGAAGAAATGAATGCTACTGTACTCGAAGTTGCTCGCCATGCTCAGGAAGCAGCAAGTGATGCCGATAAGGCAAAGGCTGATGCTGAAAAAGGTGAAGATATTGTAGCCGGTGTAGTCAGTGCTATTGATGAGGTTTCCGGTCAGGCAAGTTCACTGAAAGCATCCATGGAAGATCTGGATGTGAAAGCCGAAGCTATCGGTAATGTCTTGAGCGTGATTGAAGATATTGCAGACCAGACAAACCTGCTGGCCCTGAATGCGGCAATTGAGGCTGCCCGGGCTGGTGAAGCCGGGCGCGGATTTGCCGTTGTTGCCGATGAAGTGCGTAAACTTGCGGAAAAAACTGTTCAGGCAACAACCGAGGTTCATCAGGCTGTCTCCAATATTCAACAGGGGGCCAAGGCCAACGTGCAGGCCACTGAGGTTGCTGTTGATTCTGTAAACCGCAGCACTCGTCTTGCCGGGGAGTCCGGTGATGCTCTGGCCCGCATTGTATCCATGTCCGAAGAGACCGCTGACCGGATTAGATCTATTGCCACCGCCGCAGAACAGCAGGCTGCCGCAAGCGAACAGATCAACCGTTCAACTGAAACGGTGAACCGTATTTCAAACGAAACTGAGCAGGCCATGGTGGAATCTTCCTCAGCGATTGAAAAGCTGGCCCGTCTGGCCGGGGATCTTTCCGACATTATTCATGGTATGCATAATAAATAATAAAATTAAGCAAGCTAAAATTAAAGCGGGCAAATCCAACTGGATTTGCCCGCTTTTTTTATTAACAAAACATCAAAATGAACAATAAAACGGCGAAGCCTCATTAAAATTTACGGGATTCTTAAAACATTTTAATAAATCCGTATGAAAGCGGATTTGTCAGGTGCCTGAACGCACCGCAATAAAAAAGATTTAAGCCCCCGGAGGTTCCTCCGCCAGGCATTCCCCTCACAACCTGAGGAGTTTACGTTTCTTCGGTCAAAATCCGTAACGCAGGTAATCCTTTTCCCTGCGGTTGATAAGCTGGATGTAGCGGTAGCGGCTCTTTACCTGCGCTTCTTCCAGTAAAGAATAGCCCTGATTACGGCATGAATCGCAGGCGTTGGCGGGAATTTCAAGGCCGAAACCCATGGGACCGCCTTCGCGCTGGCTTTCCACTTTGAGCAATCCCCGGCAGTCTTCGCAGAGCAGCAGGGATTCGGTCTGTGATTCGGTAATGCCTTCTGTATCGTAGAAAATATTGCGGTGCCGTATGGACCATTCCCCGCTGATGACACCTTCGCTGCTTTCTGCCGGAGGATTGAAATAAATATCCTTCACGCCTTCGCAGACAGTAGCGATGTAGTTCATGATTTCATCGGATTCGCGCAGGGTTTCGGGGTTGAAACCCGGTTCTCGCACGTGGGAATAGTCAATCCCGGCCATGGCAAGGCTGATACCGAGGTTTACGTAGGGCAGGGCACCCTGAATGGCATAGCCTCCTTCCAATACTGCTATATCCGGTTTGAGCATGGAGTTGAGTGCTGCATACCCCTGTGCCGAGAAATTCATGTTGGTGATAGGATCGGTGAAATGGTTGTCCTGTCCGGCTGAGTTGATGATCAGGTCCGGCTTGAAATCTTCAAGAATCGGCATAACCGCTTTTTCCATGACCATCATGAATCCGGCGTCTGAAGTTCCGGGGGGCAGGGGGATATTCACAGTGCGTCCGAGGGCCTTGGGACCACCGGATTCTCGGGGGAAACCTGTTCCGGGATAGAGGGTGCGCCCGTCCTGATGCAGGGAGATGAACAGGGTGTCCGGGTCATGCCAGTAGACGTCTTGAGTTCCGTCGCCGTGGTGACAGTCGGTATCGACAATGGCGATACGTTTGGGGCCGTAGTTTTCACGGATGTACTCGCACATAATAGCTTCGATGTTGATGGCGCAGAATCCGCGTGAGCCCTGCACGGTCTTCATGGCGTGGTGGCCCGGAGGACGCACGAGGGCAAAAGCTCGTTCCCTTTCCCCTTCCATGATCAGTTTTGCCGCTTTGATGGCGCCGCCTGCGGAAATGCAGTGTGAGCGGGTGGCAACGGCCGCAGCTTCCGGAAAGCAGAAATGGACCCGTTCAATATCTTCGCTGGAGGCAACTTCCGGTTTATATTCGCGAATGCCTTCTATGTCGAAGAGGCCTTCTTCTCGCAGTTGGTCCTGTGTATAGAGCAGTCTCTCTTCCCTCTCCGGGTGGGTGGGGGATATGGCCCAGTCAAAGGCGGGGAAAAATATTATTCCCAGACTGTTTTCAGCCTTGAGCATTGTTAACTCCGTTTATGAATATGTCCGGTCCACGCCGGGTTTGATCTGGCATTTAACCCTGATGTTGCGTCCGACAGTGCTGGCTCCGTTGACCATATTGAAGGATGAGGAACTTGTGATCTGGGCATTGGAACCGTCTGAAGCCACATGCATTTCGCCAAGGTGGGCCAGCAGGTGGTTCATGGCATCTTTTTCAGCATCTTCGATATTGTAGCTTCGGGGAATGTTTTCGCGGTGGCCGAGGGAGGGAATGAACATGAGTCCTCGCTCGGTGTCGGCGAAAAGTTCCAGCTCGGTGGTGGTGCGGGTCAAGGCTGCGCCGATGGCGTTGGCGACATCGTAGTTCTGCGGCACCTCGGTGGAAAGACGGAATTTGCGGAAAATATCCATCTTCATAGCTTGTGCCGGTCCGCCCATGATGTAAATTTTGCGGGGGATGATTTTCCTGTTATCCAGCAGCTCATGTATTGTATAGACCGGCTGCTGGTTGATTTCATCCACCAGTTCTCGGGTGGAATCGTGAATTTTGTCCACCGCGTATCCGATGGCTTGATTTGCGAGTTGATCCATATCTAGGCCATGTTTCGCGGCAAAAGCGGAAAATCCTGATCTGGATCGTTCGGTATTGCCGCAATCGCAGGAATCTTTCCAGATCAACGCATCCGTCAGAGTCGGGATCTCGCCGCCGAACGCAATGGATGGGCCGAGGCGGTTGGGCCCGACCCGGACTTTGCCATCCAGTATTGAAATAGCAGAATCCCCGCCGATACCGATGGAATGGACTTTCAATGCCCGCACAAGGGTAGGATGGGAGCCGATATTGATGCCTTCCTGTTCAATTAGAGGGCTGCCTCCAGCGAAAATTGCGATGTCGGTGGTGGTCCCGCCGATGTCGTATATGATTGAATCATGGGTAATGTTGCACAAGGCAATAATACCCATAACACTGGCGGCCGGGCCGGAAAAAATAGATTGCACCGGAACTCTGCGTGACAGATCGAGAGGCATGGTCCCCCCGTCTGCTTTGAGAATATTTACTTTGATTTTTCTCAGTCCAGTCTCAGCCAGAGTTTCTGATATGGCATCGGCGAATTTATTGAAAACCCGCCAGACCGCGCAATTGTAGAATGCGGTGGAAATGCGGCGGGGAAAATTCAACCGTCCGGTGAGCTGGTGCCCCAGAGTGATGAAATCTGCATTGTCGCCGACAGCCAGTTCTATTTCTTTTTCATGGGCCGGATTGCGGGGGGAAAATTTTGTAACCGCAGCGTATACTTTAATCCCTGCATTGCGGCAGGAAACAATTGCTTCTTCAAGAGAAAGGTTATCCAGCCGTTTGGTTTCCGAACCGCGATGGTCCAGCGAACCGGGGATGACATGGAAATCCTTACATATCATGAACGAATGGGGGTCCAGTCCGGGGCCGGCGGAGACTATGACACCCACATCTTCGTAATTGCCTTCCACAATGGAGTTGGTGGAGAGGGTCGTACTCAGATTGAGCTGCTTTATGCGTGCCGGGTCAGTGTGGCGGAGAATTTCCCCAAGACTGTTCCTGATAGAAGACAGCAGGTTATCATGTTCAGTGGCGACCTTGACCTGTGCTTCCAGACCGTTAGGGCCTATGGCAACGGCGTCCGTATGGGTCCCGCCGACATCAATTCCGAGAAGGAGCATCTGGTAAATCCTTGAACTGTTCTCCCGCCATGGCGGAAGGCTGGTGAGAATTTAAATGGAGTAATCCGTTTCAGCTATACAAAAGAGCCTGTTTTCGGATTTTAAGCTATCCATTTTTCTAGCACCGGGCCAAGGCCGGAGTCCAGAGGTTTTACCGTCAGCGGTTTAATGCTTCCCGTGAGCGGTTTCTGCTTTCCTGTTTATGGAAGTTTTATCCTTGCTTGTTGATTCCCAGCTTTTTCATGCGTGAATCAAAGGTGGAGCGGTTGATATCTGCAGCGCGGGCGGCCCGGCTTATATTCCAGCGGTATCTTTCCAGCAGCTTCATTACATATGAATACTCCACTTCCTTCCAGGTCATGGAAGTCAGGTCGTGAGCGGAAGGGGGATGCTCCTGCGATGCCGGGGAACTGTTCTGCTGCGTTTTTTGCGGCGGAGTAGTGCCTGGATGTATAATGTGCAGGGGAAGGTCTCTGCCGGTGATGGTGTCTCCCGGAACCATGGCCTGAAATTGTTTGACCATGTTTTCAAGTTCACGGATGTTGCCCGGCCAGTTGTAGGCTCCCATTACCTTCATGGCTTCTGCTGACATTTTTTTAGGCAGCATGTGGCTATGCGCTGCTTCGCGGTTCAGGAAGTGTTCGGTGAGCAGGTTGATGTCCTCTTTGCGTTCACGCAGAGCAGGCAGTTTCAAGGGCAGTACATTCAGCCGATAGTATAGGTCTTCCCTGAATCTTCCGGAGCGCACTTCTTCTTCAAGGTTGCGGTTGGTGGCGGAAATGATGCGGATGTCGATTTTTTTGGTTTGTGTTCCGCCAAGAGGTTTAATCTCGTTTTCCTGCAGTACTCGCAGCAGTTTGGCCTGCAGGTTGATGTCCATGTCGCCGATTTCATCAAGGAATACTGTGCCTCCGTCTGCTGCCTCAAACAGGCCGGACTTATTGGTGGTGGCTCCGGTGAAAGCTCCTTTTACATAACCGAAAAGTTCACTTTCCAGCAGGTTTTCAGGAATTGCGCTGCAGTTCTGGGTCAGGAACGGCTTTTGTGCCCGTGAACTCTGGGCATGAATTGCCTCGGCAAATAATTCTTTACCAGTTCCGGATTCCCCATAGAGCAGTACCGGATAATTCGTGGCTCCGTAATTTTCGACCAGTTTCAAGGCTTTGTTTACGGATTGGCTTTTACCTACAATGGATTTGTTGTCCCTGATGCTGCTCAGGGTGCGGCTGAGCTCTGCATATTCAATGCGTTGTTTCTGGAATTCAAGTGAGTTGCGTAGTGAGATTGATCCGATATCCACCATGTCCTGCAGCATGGTCAGATAAGCTGGGTCTAGATTGAGCTGTTCCCCGCTTGTGCTGGTATCAATTACCTGCACCGCCCCGTACACTTCCTGTCCTTTAAAATGCAGAGGAAAGCATAGGATCAATTTGCTTTTTATTTTGAAATTCCGTTCAATGGAGCTGAAATGGCGTGAGTCTCCGGCTTCAGCGACGGTCATTTTCCCGTTTTTGATGACCCAGCCTACAATGCTTTGTTCCTGCGGGGATATCTGCACTCCTTTTATCTTTTCACTCTTGTTCCCCATGGCTTCAACGCATTCGTACATGTTGTCGCGCTTGAGCCATAGCGATCCTCTTTCAACATTTTGGAGTTTCAAGAGCAGGGCCAGGATCTTGGTTTGCAGCTTTTCCGGGTCCAGTTCTTGTGAAAGAGCTTTATAGTCATTGATGGATATCGTCATAGATGTTGTCTTTGGGTTGGGTTCTTCGATGGTGTTATTTGGTTATTTTTGTGAAATATCGTTAAATTAATGATGAGTCAAGATTTTATACTGTAGGAATGATTATCACTAACAAAGGATATGGAGGGGCAGCCCTTTAGTATAGCACGATTTCAGGTTTAAGGAAAGTTTTGGCACGGAAGGTGCTATGAGGTGGGTAGCTTGTTAGTCAAGTATGGACCGGAGAGCCCACTCCACCTCCCCGACCCCTCCGGGCTTTCCGGTCCATAACCTTTTCAGGAACAAATCCGATTCTATTTCTTTCAAATATACGGAGATGGTGTGATGAGTAGTGTAGAAT encodes the following:
- the tyrS gene encoding tyrosine--tRNA ligase, whose product is MNIYDELKWRGLINQVSDEEKVREYLDTPGQCMYCGFDPTADSLHIGNLVPLLCLVRMKRAGHNPLFLLGGATGRVGDPSGKDKEREFSSIEKIESQAANIQAQIEAFCERNTGEKAEVVNNYDWTKDISYLEMLRDVGKHFTINWMMAKESVKGRFGRDDVGISYTEFSYMILQGYDFYHLFKEKGCQLQIGGGDQWGNITAGCELIRRKAQGEGYAVTFPLITTASGQKFGKSEGNAVYLNPEMTSPYTFYQFWVNTDDRDVINFLKYFTFLSKEEIDEIAKEHEEAPHMRSAHKRLAEETTIMIHGREELEKVQAATAALFGKGDIKSVDAATLRGAMEAAPGVEYVKDELPDLPQILLDLGMVKSKGQARKDIKGGGLYINNERVAEFDYVPGDDDFIGGECMLIRKGKKNYGLVTLK
- a CDS encoding methyl-accepting chemotaxis protein: MENGNGKFLRVVAGIYLGVLFAAGVLCGIILTVYSKESWAVTGLAAGFIALLVLLGIGIFTVLKKQVVRPVECLTNFAGLVIEGRYSDADKCSTPGLDGLRAAISNLSDAYKERLGFSRSILEGLPLGCCIVDTNEHVTFLNNEILEMIGSKERPESYQGRMLSQVFYHDDRKSLIGHCMEKNERAMNRDVIFKHVDESDVNILANLFPLHDVVGNVIGGCCLYINTTELKQREAHILEQNELIARAAEQADTVVYELSSAAEQLRGLVDEARKGAMVQSEEAGQAATAMEEMNATVLEVARHAQEAASDADKAKADAEKGEDIVAGVVSAIDEVSGQASSLKASMEDLDVKAEAIGNVLSVIEDIADQTNLLALNAAIEAARAGEAGRGFAVVADEVRKLAEKTVQATTEVHQAVSNIQQGAKANVQATEVAVDSVNRSTRLAGESGDALARIVSMSEETADRIRSIATAAEQQAAASEQINRSTETVNRISNETEQAMVESSSAIEKLARLAGDLSDIIHGMHNK
- a CDS encoding histone deacetylase: MLKAENSLGIIFFPAFDWAISPTHPEREERLLYTQDQLREEGLFDIEGIREYKPEVASSEDIERVHFCFPEAAAVATRSHCISAGGAIKAAKLIMEGERERAFALVRPPGHHAMKTVQGSRGFCAINIEAIMCEYIRENYGPKRIAIVDTDCHHGDGTQDVYWHDPDTLFISLHQDGRTLYPGTGFPRESGGPKALGRTVNIPLPPGTSDAGFMMVMEKAVMPILEDFKPDLIINSAGQDNHFTDPITNMNFSAQGYAALNSMLKPDIAVLEGGYAIQGALPYVNLGISLAMAGIDYSHVREPGFNPETLRESDEIMNYIATVCEGVKDIYFNPPAESSEGVISGEWSIRHRNIFYDTEGITESQTESLLLCEDCRGLLKVESQREGGPMGFGLEIPANACDSCRNQGYSLLEEAQVKSRYRYIQLINRREKDYLRYGF
- a CDS encoding TIGR00282 family metallophosphoesterase; translated protein: MRILFLGDIFGRPGRKGIAAKIKTLREELNLDLIIANGENASQGIGLSIKNAQQLLDCGIDLLTSGNHIWKFSNIYSFLKTSDKLIRPANLPEGTRGRGWTSFKVHDEVPVAVINMQGRVFMDPAECPFHTADKILEELDPEIKIILVDFHAEATSEKQSLGRYLDGRVSAVLGTHTHVQTNDARVFEKGTGYITDAGMCGPIESCLGLSPNPVIKRFVTGLPQKWKVAGGPIELQGVLLEIDEETGRTVSIETYNSGRMSV
- a CDS encoding 4-hydroxybenzoate octaprenyltransferase — its product is MKDILLKYLNKLLDNTALVCRMVKIEHSIFALPFAYMGFFLATGEWAGFKPFALLTVAMVAVRSFAMAVNRLFDINIDSENPRTRTRPLVTGELTPFFTFCFIVVCAVVFVFACKGMNELCYKLSYFALGWSAFYSLTKRFTMLCHFVLGSVLGLAPVAGWLCVDPAFSLPAILFFFGVMFWVAGFDILYATQDRKFDRKRGLNSVPANLGIQKALTISTFSHINTVIFFALAGLSAGLGWVYFTTLAVVGGVLIFEHQVISAEDMSRVNMAFFTLNGVISVVLFFGAFADIML
- the rny gene encoding ribonuclease Y, which codes for MFGDFFLILFGIALGAAGGYALHRYVNSKRLADSQGLADRIVQEARKEAEAMKKEIKLQGQDEVYALKKEQENEYKEMERGLKRQEERLQEKEERLENKLEKVASKESEVVALEKRMIKQEKKLETLREDLEKRKDEHERKLQEVSGLTVEEAREKLMTEIESRTRHEAAKMVRAIEMEAKEEGTRKARKILALAIQRYSGDYVNEQTVTAVTLPSEDMKGRIIGREGRNIRALEAATGVDLIIDDTPETVVLSAYSPLRREVAKQALERLIHDGRIHPARIEDIVNKVEQEMDVKLREIGEQATFDVGVHGIHPEIVKLIGQLQYRTSFSQNVLQHSLEVAFLCGIMAAELGMDEKIAKRAGLLHDIGKAVDHEIEGPHAVIGADLAKKHGESKEIIHAIQAHHEDIPPKSVLATLVQAADSLSGARPGARKELLENYVKRLEELENVATGFDGVAKAYAIQAGREIRVMVDAEKVSDDNTHMLCKDIATKIENNMTYPGQIRVTVIRERRSVGYAK
- a CDS encoding DMT family transporter; the protein is MRLFFIFMSFIFGALAPTQAGVNLRLKGFVGDPVLAAIVSFSVGTLSLLAYAYFARVPLPEGSAVLKGPWWMWTGGLMGAFFVAAAIIVAPVLGAGTMMCWMVAGQMLASVLLDHYGLIGYAVREATPARMVGAFLIVIGAVLVEKF
- a CDS encoding hydantoinase/oxoprolinase family protein, whose amino-acid sequence is MLLLGIDVGGTHTDAVAIGPNGLEAQVKVATEHDNLLSSIRNSLGEILRHTDPARIKQLNLSTTLSTNSIVEGNYEDVGVIVSAGPGLDPHSFMICKDFHVIPGSLDHRGSETKRLDNLSLEEAIVSCRNAGIKVYAAVTKFSPRNPAHEKEIELAVGDNADFITLGHQLTGRLNFPRRISTAFYNCAVWRVFNKFADAISETLAETGLRKIKVNILKADGGTMPLDLSRRVPVQSIFSGPAASVMGIIALCNITHDSIIYDIGGTTTDIAIFAGGSPLIEQEGINIGSHPTLVRALKVHSIGIGGDSAISILDGKVRVGPNRLGPSIAFGGEIPTLTDALIWKDSCDCGNTERSRSGFSAFAAKHGLDMDQLANQAIGYAVDKIHDSTRELVDEINQQPVYTIHELLDNRKIIPRKIYIMGGPAQAMKMDIFRKFRLSTEVPQNYDVANAIGAALTRTTTELELFADTERGLMFIPSLGHRENIPRSYNIEDAEKDAMNHLLAHLGEMHVASDGSNAQITSSSSFNMVNGASTVGRNIRVKCQIKPGVDRTYS